The following proteins are co-located in the Trichocoleus sp. FACHB-46 genome:
- a CDS encoding pitrilysin family protein yields the protein MVGSNFPANVFQLDNGLTVIHQEIAATPVAVVDVWVQAGAIAEPEPWSGMAHFLEHMIFKGTDRLAPGHFDHAIESRGGVSNAATSHDYAHYFITTAAEHLPDTLPHLAELVLHAAIPDEEFDRERDVVLEEIRQAYDDPDWIGFQALMESVYQRHPYGRSVLGTEDHLLQNSPEAMRRFHRNHYQPENMTVAIVGGLDVTAATELVSQAFGEFSDRTECPIGEIEAEPPIVGIRRQELGLPRLEQSRLMMAWIGPGVDQLQHAYGLDLLSVLLADGRSSRLVRELREERNLVQAIQSGFSLQRESSLFTINVWLDTENLERVEAIICDRLSELLTTPVRDQELARCKRLLCNDYAFSTETPGQLAGLYGYYNTIAKAQVAVTYPQRIQAFQPEELQHLASQYLSPYHYAATILRPLD from the coding sequence TTGGTCGGTTCAAACTTTCCCGCCAATGTTTTTCAGCTGGACAACGGGTTGACGGTAATTCACCAAGAAATTGCTGCCACGCCTGTTGCCGTCGTAGATGTCTGGGTCCAAGCAGGTGCGATCGCGGAGCCAGAACCCTGGTCTGGGATGGCGCACTTTCTAGAACACATGATTTTTAAGGGCACCGATCGCCTCGCTCCCGGTCACTTTGACCATGCAATAGAAAGTCGCGGTGGGGTGAGTAATGCCGCGACCAGCCATGATTACGCTCACTATTTCATTACTACCGCTGCCGAACATCTGCCCGATACGCTGCCCCATTTAGCCGAATTGGTGCTGCATGCCGCGATTCCCGACGAGGAGTTCGACCGCGAACGCGATGTGGTGCTAGAAGAAATTCGCCAAGCCTACGACGACCCTGACTGGATTGGTTTCCAAGCCCTGATGGAGAGCGTCTATCAACGCCACCCTTATGGCCGCTCAGTTTTGGGGACAGAAGACCATCTGTTGCAAAACTCGCCCGAAGCGATGCGCCGCTTTCACCGCAATCACTATCAACCCGAAAATATGACGGTGGCGATAGTTGGGGGTTTGGATGTAACTGCCGCCACGGAACTGGTCAGCCAAGCCTTTGGGGAATTTAGCGATCGCACCGAATGCCCGATTGGTGAAATTGAAGCAGAACCGCCGATTGTGGGGATTCGTCGCCAAGAGTTGGGCTTACCCCGCCTAGAGCAAAGCCGCCTGATGATGGCTTGGATTGGCCCCGGTGTCGATCAACTCCAGCATGCCTATGGCTTGGATTTATTGTCAGTTTTGCTCGCTGATGGTCGCTCCTCGCGTTTAGTGCGGGAGCTACGCGAAGAGCGCAATCTAGTGCAAGCCATCCAAAGTGGTTTTTCGCTGCAACGAGAGTCCAGCTTATTTACGATTAACGTCTGGTTAGACACAGAAAATTTAGAGCGAGTGGAAGCGATTATTTGCGATCGCCTCTCCGAACTATTAACCACTCCGGTTCGGGATCAGGAACTGGCTCGCTGTAAGCGTTTACTGTGTAATGACTATGCCTTCTCTACCGAAACGCCAGGGCAATTAGCAGGGCTTTACGGCTACTACAACACGATCGCTAAAGCTCAAGTTGCGGTCACCTATCCTCAAAGGATTCAAGCTTTTCAGCCAGAAGAGTTGCAACATCTTGCCAGCCAATATCTCTCTCCTTATCACTATGCAGCCACTATCTTGCGACCGCTAGACTAG
- a CDS encoding 5-(carboxyamino)imidazole ribonucleotide synthase — MSAYQSGSQPVQRVGVIGGGQLAWMMAGAAKKLGVQLVVQTPHDTDPAVAIAADAILAAVADANATGELATRCEVITFENEFVDLEALAQLEAQGIRFRPRLTTLVPLLDKYHQRSYLRDLGLPTPEFVALEHQIDDTALEQLGFPLVLKARRHGYDGQGTFIIHDQAELEDIWQKLDRSPVLLEAFVPFERELAVIAARGTSGEVAVYPVVETQQENQVCRRVLAPADIPESVQAEAEAIARTLLNSLQAIGVFGIELFLTADGKVLVNEIAPRTHNSGHFSLDACATSQFEQHLRAVCGLALGNPSLSSDGAVMVNLLGYEQSHSDYLEKRQQIEKIPQAHVHWYGKTESRPGRKLGHVTVLLSAQTAPREQALAIAQEVEAIWYQR, encoded by the coding sequence ATGTCTGCTTATCAGTCGGGATCTCAGCCAGTGCAACGAGTGGGCGTGATTGGTGGAGGCCAGCTGGCTTGGATGATGGCAGGAGCCGCCAAGAAATTAGGGGTACAGTTAGTGGTCCAAACCCCTCATGACACTGACCCTGCTGTAGCGATCGCGGCTGATGCCATTTTGGCTGCGGTGGCCGATGCAAACGCCACCGGAGAGTTAGCAACTCGTTGCGAGGTGATTACCTTTGAGAACGAGTTTGTCGATTTAGAAGCATTGGCCCAGTTGGAAGCCCAAGGCATCCGCTTTCGGCCTCGGTTGACGACTTTGGTGCCGCTACTAGACAAATATCATCAGCGTTCTTACCTGCGCGATTTGGGCTTGCCGACTCCTGAGTTCGTGGCTTTAGAACACCAAATCGATGACACTGCCCTAGAACAGTTGGGCTTTCCGCTGGTTCTGAAAGCGCGTCGCCACGGGTACGACGGTCAGGGGACGTTTATCATTCACGATCAAGCTGAGTTAGAAGATATCTGGCAAAAACTCGATCGCTCTCCCGTTTTACTTGAAGCCTTCGTACCCTTTGAGCGAGAACTAGCAGTGATTGCGGCGCGTGGCACCAGTGGTGAAGTCGCGGTTTATCCAGTGGTGGAAACTCAGCAAGAAAACCAAGTCTGTCGGCGCGTCCTGGCTCCTGCCGATATTCCTGAGAGCGTGCAAGCTGAGGCTGAAGCGATCGCTCGTACGTTACTCAACAGTTTGCAAGCGATTGGAGTTTTTGGTATTGAGCTGTTTCTCACTGCTGACGGCAAAGTCTTGGTGAACGAAATTGCTCCCCGCACTCACAACTCTGGCCATTTCAGCTTGGATGCCTGCGCCACTTCCCAGTTTGAGCAACATCTACGAGCCGTTTGTGGTCTGGCGCTGGGCAACCCTAGCTTAAGCAGTGATGGGGCTGTGATGGTGAATTTATTGGGATACGAACAGTCCCATAGCGATTATTTAGAGAAACGTCAGCAAATCGAGAAAATTCCTCAGGCCCACGTACATTGGTACGGCAAAACTGAATCTCGTCCGGGCCGCAAATTAGGTCATGTCACCGTGTTGTTATCCGCTCAGACGGCACCTAGAGAGCAGGCTCTGGCGATCGCTCAAGAAGTTGAAGCCATTTGGTATCAGCGTTAA
- a CDS encoding FkbM family methyltransferase: MPQILILLYSQSLQILVKLFVKLTGRGGGKFVRFLPKSQQHLVKNYAGNFQLQVDTTYPIEASVWLASTYDPTTTRFLQQVLRVDDVFLDIGANCGAITLVAASIIETGKIYAFEPGPIIRSRLQSNLDLNSSLKDIVQVVPLGLGQQRCQLSYFEDQTYRGNGGLFQNDQGTTVEVLPLDEWVAQEKPKKIDVIKLDVEGMEYDVLLGSKTVLTTYYPIIYFETLPGFFINKPYSIRTIYEFLTSLGYVIVGPREPYTSISLDGPYPANSVAIHPTQRHRLERLN; this comes from the coding sequence ATGCCACAAATTCTGATTCTTCTCTACAGTCAATCACTCCAAATATTGGTCAAATTATTTGTCAAGTTGACGGGTAGAGGTGGCGGAAAATTCGTTCGATTTCTACCGAAATCTCAGCAGCATTTAGTCAAAAACTACGCGGGAAATTTCCAGTTGCAGGTAGATACGACCTACCCCATTGAGGCATCGGTTTGGTTAGCAAGTACTTATGACCCTACTACCACTCGATTCCTACAACAAGTACTCCGAGTAGATGATGTTTTTCTCGATATTGGTGCGAACTGTGGTGCCATTACGTTAGTCGCCGCTAGCATTATTGAAACAGGTAAAATCTATGCTTTTGAACCAGGTCCAATCATTCGATCGCGCCTCCAATCCAATCTAGATCTGAACTCTAGCCTGAAGGATATCGTGCAGGTTGTGCCGCTAGGTTTAGGTCAGCAGCGATGTCAGCTTTCCTATTTTGAAGACCAAACTTATCGGGGCAATGGTGGGTTATTTCAGAACGACCAAGGAACCACTGTAGAAGTTTTACCTTTGGATGAATGGGTGGCGCAAGAAAAACCGAAGAAAATAGATGTAATTAAACTAGATGTTGAGGGGATGGAGTATGACGTACTGCTGGGCAGCAAAACAGTTTTGACGACTTATTACCCAATTATTTACTTTGAAACACTGCCTGGTTTCTTCATCAACAAGCCCTACAGTATTCGCACAATTTATGAGTTTTTAACCAGCTTGGGTTATGTGATTGTTGGCCCTAGAGAACCTTATACCTCAATTTCCTTGGATGGGCCTTACCCTGCGAATTCAGTTGCAATTCATCCTACCCAAAGGCACCGTCTAGAGCGATTGAATTAG